Within Oleidesulfovibrio alaskensis DSM 16109, the genomic segment ACCGGCACACATGACAGGACACGCAGGCAGCCGGACCGCCACAGCTCATCCGGCCGCACCGCTTCTTCCCTTTCCTGACAATAATAAAGCGCTCCTTAGGGGGCGCTTTATTATTACAGTCCGCCCCGCGGCATCCGGCAGCATATCTCTGTGCACTGCACTCGCCGGCATAAGACCTCCGGCACGCCTGCAGGATGCCCGCCCGCAAGCACAACAGCATTTTTCCGGCGGGAATGCACTGCGCAAAAAAAGCAGGCCCTGTTTCCAGAGCCTGCCGTTTGCTGTCCGATATACGCGCTGAATAATGTTACGCGTTTTTCTTTTTCATGCGGGAATAAACCCCGAGAGCAAGTATGCCCATACCCATGAGGCCCAGAGTGGCAGGTTCGGGCGCAGGAGTGGGTTGCTGACGATGGCTGATGGAAAAATACGAATCCACGGAGGTTTTAGAATTTTCCGGTGTAAGCCAGCCATAGTAGGTTATGCTTTTGTCCAGCTTCAGTGCTTCGACATACGAATCGGGTATGATGCCGTAGCTGCTGCTGAAATCCAGCGTATACCACTCACCGTCGTATTCAAACCCTTCTGTTGTCACCCCGGGATTGGTCAGGATGAACACATCGCTGGTAAGTCCGCCGTTGTTAGGTGTTTCGTAAAAGTCAAATTCAAGAAAGGTGGTAAGAGCTTTTTTCTCTCCATAATACGGATCCAGAGCCCACAGAGCCAGTTCGGCTTTCACCCTGCCGGAGGTCAGAGTATCAGTTGTCACGGGCATGTTGGTATGGGTCATGGTGGTTGCATAGGCAGCATCACCATCAGTATCAACATTTCCCCATGTATAACTTGTCAGTTTGATGCTGCTGCGCTTTTCCCAAGAACCCCAGCTGAGATCTGTGTAGGCTCTTTCACCATCAATCTTCTGGCGCCCCCAGTAACCCACGTTTCCGTTACGGCCGGACATTTCCCAGTCGGTGAAACCGATATGGTATGAGTATTGCCAGCTGTTGACCACAGCTGCAGACGCAGCAGATGCCACAAGAATACCCGCCGCAAAGACGGCGCACGCAAAAAGAGCACGAATTTTCATGAGCTGATTCCCCCCAGCTTTTAGTAGCCACCCGTTGCAGGCGGCATATCTGACAAGCAATCGCCGTGCCTGTATATTTTTTCCATATAGCGTCAACAGGTTACCACTATGTACTACATCGGAAAACCCATCGGAAACTGTAATACTTTTCGACACCTTCGCATGCATTATACCACAAATTGACAGCCGGGCAATACCTGAGACTTGTTGGTCAGGCAGTGGCGGTGACAGCCCGGCACCGCCTGCGGGAAAAAGTACGCGCGTTACAGCCTGCACCGGCCTTACGGGCTTCTTACAGCACTGCCCCCGCCTGTCACCACACATAACGCCTGCTGTTCCGGAAAAAACGGCATCAAACGCACACCGCATTGTACCGGTGTATCTCCATGGTTTCGCGCACATGGCAGCAGCATAAAAAAAGGCAGGCTCTGCCATCAGAGCCTGCCGGTATGCGGTGCGACAGGTTCATCAGGAACGCTTCGCAACATTTCTTTTCATACGGGAATACACGCCAAGAGCCACCAGCCCCAGCCCCATGAGCCCGAGCGTTGCAGGCTCCGGCGCAGGTGTGGGTTGCGGCCGATGCGTGATGGTAAAGCTGGTGTCCACCGTAGTGTCTGCATTTTCAGGAGTCAGCCAGCCGTAGTACGTGATGGATGTGTCCAGCCCCAGAGCTTCGATGTAGGACTCGGGGATGACACCGTAACTGCTGCCGAAATCAAGCGTGTACCACTCTCCGCCGTATTCGAAGCCTTCGGTGGTCACCCCGGGGTTGGTCAGAATGAACACGTCATCAGTAAGCAGCCCGTTATTGGGGGTCTCATAAAATGCAAATTCCAGAGCCGTGGACAACGCTATTTCTGAGCCATGGTACGGATCAAGAGCTCTCAGTTCGAGCATGGCCTTGACGGTACCGGATACCAGCGACCCGCCGTAAGTGGGCGAGTTGCTGTGCGTCATGGACATGGCATGCGCGGCATCACCGTTGGTGTGCACAATACCGCTGGTTCCGCTGTCCAGCGAGATTCCGCTCCAGCCGTTCCAGTTATCGCCCCAGTACAGATTCTTGTAGGCCTTCTCGCCATCTATCCAGGTTTTTCCCCACTTAGAAGGTCTGGTCCAGCGGTCGGACATTTTCCAGTCGGTAAAACCGGCGTTGTAGGTGTAGCCCCACGAAGTAACCACGGCAGCAGAAGCAACGGCCGCAAAAAGAAGATTGAAAACAAGAATACCAGTTATTGTAACAATACGAGTGTGCATAACAGCTTCCTTACACAAATAGTAATGAGTTCTTTCCTCGGTAGAGGCACACTGGTTAAGCAAACAGCGTTCCATGCAATCTAACACAATCTAATCTAACATGTTAGGCAAAACCCTACCCATGATTGACTGTATTTTAACTGTAAATAAATCCGACACCAGTTATAACTACCGACATCACCCCCGACAGGAGCAGACACTCATTCCGGATTTTGTGCACAAAAAAAGCGGCCCGCAGGCGGACCGCTTGGCAGATTCAGCACTTGCAGCAACTCAGCTTTTTTTGCGGCGCTGCCACAGAGCGTATCCGCCCATGGCCAGCATACCCAGTCCCATAAGCCCCATTGTTGCGGGCTCCGGAGCATGCGCGGGCTGGGGCATCACATGCGAAATTGAAAAGCTGGTGTCCACC encodes:
- a CDS encoding THxN family PEP-CTERM protein, whose translation is MKIRALFACAVFAAGILVASAASAAVVNSWQYSYHIGFTDWEMSGRNGNVGYWGRQKIDGERAYTDLSWGSWEKRSSIKLTSYTWGNVDTDGDAAYATTMTHTNMPVTTDTLTSGRVKAELALWALDPYYGEKKALTTFLEFDFYETPNNGGLTSDVFILTNPGVTTEGFEYDGEWYTLDFSSSYGIIPDSYVEALKLDKSITYYGWLTPENSKTSVDSYFSISHRQQPTPAPEPATLGLMGMGILALGVYSRMKKKNA
- a CDS encoding THxN family PEP-CTERM protein; translation: MHTRIVTITGILVFNLLFAAVASAAVVTSWGYTYNAGFTDWKMSDRWTRPSKWGKTWIDGEKAYKNLYWGDNWNGWSGISLDSGTSGIVHTNGDAAHAMSMTHSNSPTYGGSLVSGTVKAMLELRALDPYHGSEIALSTALEFAFYETPNNGLLTDDVFILTNPGVTTEGFEYGGEWYTLDFGSSYGVIPESYIEALGLDTSITYYGWLTPENADTTVDTSFTITHRPQPTPAPEPATLGLMGLGLVALGVYSRMKRNVAKRS